From a region of the Balaenoptera ricei isolate mBalRic1 chromosome 11, mBalRic1.hap2, whole genome shotgun sequence genome:
- the CCR3 gene encoding C-C chemokine receptor type 3, which produces MATSVDGTETVGEAAGTTPYDYEGTLPCEKSNIKELGAQLLPPLYSLVFTVGLLGNVVVVVILTKYHKLRIMTNIYLLNLAISDLLFLFTLPFWIHYVGWNEWVFGHHMCKLLSGLYYMGLYSEIFFIILLTIDRYLAIVHAVFALRARTVTVGIITSIFTWVLAGLAALPEFIFHESQEEFEHTFCSPLYPKNGENAWKCFYALRMSILGLALPLLVMAICYSGIVKTLLRCPSKKKYKAIRLIFVIMVVFFIFWTPYNLVVLLSTFQMHLETDCEQSRQLDLAMLVTEVIAYTHCCVNPVIYAFVGEKFQKHLRHFFHRHVAIYLGKFTPFLPSEKLERASSVSPSTGEQELSAVF; this is translated from the coding sequence ATGGCGACCTCAGTCGATGGGACTGAGACTGTGGGTGAAGCTGCTGGGACCACACCCTATGACTATGAGGGGACACTGCCATGTGAAAAAAGCAACATCAAGGAGCTGGGGGCCCAGCTCCTGCCCCCACTGTATTCCCTGGTGTTCACGGTTGGTCTGCTGGGCAatgtagtggtggtggtgatccTCACAAAATACCATAAGCTCCGCATTATGACCAACATCTACCTGCTCAATTTGGCCATTTCGGACTTGCTCTTCTTATTCACTCTGCCGTTCTGGATTCACTATGTTGGGTGGAATGAGTGGGTTTTTGGCCACCATATGTGTAAGTTGCTCTCTGGGCTCTATTACATGGGCTTGTACAGTGAGATCTTCTTCATCATACTCCTGACCATAGACCGGTATCTGGCCATCGTTCACGCCGTGTTTGCCCTTCGAGCCCGGACAGTCACTGTTGGTATCATCACCAGCATATTCACCTGGGTCCTGGCAGGGTTAGCAGCCCTCCCTGAATTTATCTTCCATGAGTCCCAAGAGGAGTTTGAACACACTTTCTGCAGTCCTCTTTacccaaagaatggagaaaatgcctGGAAGTGTTTCTATGCTCTGAGGATGAGTATCTTGGGTCTCGCTCTGCCTCTGCTCGTTATGGCCATCTGCTACTCAGGAATCGTTAAAACTCTGCTGAGATGCcccagtaaaaaaaaatacaaggccATCCGGCTCATTTTTGTCATCATGGtggtcttctttattttctggacACCCTACAATCTGGTTGTCCTTCTCTCAACTTTTCAAATGCACCTGGAGACTGACTGTGAGCAGAGCAGACAGCTGGACCTCGCCATGCTGGTGACGGAGGTGATCGCCTACACCCACTGCTGTGTCAACCCCGTGATCTACGCCTTCGTTGGTGAGAAGTTCCAGAAGCACCTCCGCCACTTCTTCCACAGGCATGTGGCCATCTACCTGGGCAAATTCACCCCATTTCTTcctagtgaaaaactggaaagagccagttctgtctccccatcaacagGGGAGCAGGAACTCTCTGCTGTATTTTAG